From a region of the Falco peregrinus isolate bFalPer1 chromosome 5, bFalPer1.pri, whole genome shotgun sequence genome:
- the AGR3 gene encoding anterior gradient protein 3 has product MLHSTLALSLLLIAVSSNLAMAIKKEKRAPQTLSRGWGDEITWVQTYEEGLYQAKKSNKPLMVIHHLEDCQYCQALKKAFAENEEIQEMAQNNFIMLNLMHETTDKNLSPDGQYVPRIIFVDPSLTVRADITGRYSNRLYTYEPQDIPFLIENMKKALRLIQTEL; this is encoded by the exons atgctCCACTCAACACTGGCCTTGTCCCTCCTGCTAATTGCAGTCTCTTCCAACCTTGCAATGGcaatcaaaaaggaaaaacgAGCACCTCAGACACTGTCAAGAG GGTGGGGAGATGAAATTACCTGGGTACAAACTTATGAAGAAGGGCTCTATCAGgcaaaaaaaag taACAAGCCACTGATGGTAATTCATCATTTGGAAGACTGTCAATACTGCCAAg CACTGAAGAAAGCTTTTGCAGAAAACGAAGAGATACAGGAAATGGCCCAAAATAACTTCATTATGCTGAACCTCATG CATGAAACCACAGACAAAAACCTGTCACCTGATGGACAATACGTGCCTCGAATCATCTTTGTAG ACCCGTCTCTCACAGTAAGAGCTGATATCACAGGAAGATACTCCAACCGGCTTTACACTTACGAACCACAAGACATCCCATTCT taataGAGAACATGAAGAAAGCACTGCGCCTCATTCAGACAGAACTGTAA
- the AGR2 gene encoding anterior gradient protein 2 homolog: MEKSYTSMFLLLIAISSALAKDMGKKETKETATKPKLPQTLSRGWGDQLVWTQTYEEALFRAKHSNKPLMIIHHLEDCPHSQALKKVFAEHKEIQKLAEKFILLNLVYETTDKNLSPDGQYVPRILFVDPSLTVRADITGRYSNRLYAYEPSDISLLYSNMQKALKLLKTEL; encoded by the exons ATGGAGAAGAGTTACACGTCCATGTTCCTGCTGCTCATTGccatctcctctgctctggcaaAGGATATGGGCAAGAAGGAGACAAAGGAGACTGCCACTAAACCGAAACTGCCTCAGACACTCTCCAGAg GCTGGGGAGACCAGCTCGTCTGGACGCAGACGTACGAGGAAGCGCTGTTCCGCGCCAAGCACAG CAACAAGCCGCTGATGATCATCCACCACCTGGAGGACTGCCCGCACAGCCAGG CCCTCAAGAAGGTCTTTGCTGAACATAAAGAGATACAGAAACTGGCTGAAAAATTCATTCTCCTGAACCTGGTG TATGAAACCACAGACAAGAACCTTTCCCCTGACGGCCAGTATGTCCCTCGGATTTTGTTTGTAG ATCCTTCCCTGACTGTGAGAGCAGATATTACTGGAAGATACTCAAACCGTCTCTACGCATACGAGCCCTCTGATATTTCGTTGT TGTATTCAAACATGCAGAAAGCGCTGAAGCTCCTGAAGACTGAACTGtaa